The Pseudoalteromonas luteoviolacea DNA window CAGAGTCTGAATACGTCACTTGGCCCAGGCCAGAATTCAGTGTTGCACTTGTGACCTTTACGCTTGCCATGTTCTCGTCGGTATCGTTACTCAATACCGATACCGTCACACTTTGATCTTCAAGTGTATTGGCGGTGTCATTGATTGCAACAGGGGCTAGGTTTCTGGCGATGACATTGACGTGGATCGTTGCTACAGCAGTGCCACCATTGCCATCAATGATGGTATAGCTGATGGTTGCTTCACCAACGAAGTTGACATTTGGTGTAAAACTGACTTGTGCATCAGAGTAGCTAACCTCACCTTCGCCTGACACGAGCGTCGCTGCGCTGATGGTGAGTGGATCTGAGTCTGCATCAGTGTCATTAACTAACACATCGATTGTAATGGCTTCGCCTTGTACTGCTTCAGCGGTATCGTCATTCGCAACCGGTGCTTGGTTATTTGGTAGAACAACGTTTGTCAAATCGAAGTCAGTAATTACTGGGTCGTGATCAGATGAGCGATAAGGGGAGTCCGAGAACCATTTATTCTGTTGATCTTCAGATTTACCTTCCGTATTGTAGTCTAGGCCCGCTGCTTCATCGGCGTTAATATGCCAGTGCATGGATTGTGCAATACTATCCATTGAACTACTCGCCGTCAGCATGTGATCTAAACTACCTGCCACACCGCTGAAGTAGTATGAGTAATTGTCACCAGCGTCTTTCTCAAGGCTGATATTTGTGAAGTTGGCGTTATAGAACTCAAGCATTGGCGCTTCATATGCGTAGGCATTAAAGTCACCTAAAATGGCATAAACAGGCGAGTTAGTATTTGCACTTGCTTCCACGTTTGCTTGGGTCAGTGCTGCAACGACTGTTTTTGCAGCCAGAATGCGCTGGCCATTACACGCGCCCTCTACAGCGTCATCCATATCTTCGCCACATGATCCGCCTTTTGAACGGAAGTGATTCACAACGATACGGATTTCTTTGCCGCCGTTCATTGGTTTGAATGATTGCAACATTGGGGGTCTATGTGCACGTGTTGCTTCGTCAAATGGTGCATCTGTGATCACCTGTGCACTGCCTTGAGGTATAACACGATTTGCACGATAAATGATGCCAACCGTGACCGCATCTGTGCCTATTTGACCTATCTGAGGATTAATGAATGCCCAATCATTGGTATCGTCTCGCTCATTCAACCCATCAATGAGGTTTTTGATGGCACTGTTGTCGCCGTAGCCATTGTTTTCGATTTCCATTAGGCCGACAACATCCGCATCGGATGCCAGAATTGCGCGGATCACCTTACTACGTTGGCGATTAAACTCTTTCTCGTTATTTGCGCCACGACCGTTAAAGTCAACGAAGTAGTTCAGCACGTTAAAGCTTGCAACACGAATGTGTTGATCTGACTTACGATCGAAAGGCTTAGTACGGCGTGGGTTCGCTTGTTCAAACTGCGGTGTATTGGTTGGAATGAGTTTGTAATTTCCGTAAGCGTAGTGAATAACCCCTGACATGTTCGATACTAGGTCGCCAGAGCGAAGTGGCACCTCAGCGCTGAAGCTTGGGTAATAGCTGATTGCTTCAGGGTTAGTTTGTGTTGAGTTGTCATCCACAAGTAACACGTTTCTTGAGTTTAGATCAGCAAGTTCTAGGCGACGAGGGTCGTCTTTAGGGTATTTGTTGGTCGGCTGCATTCTCATGCCTTGAGACAAGTAAATCTCACCATATTTAGTGAAGTTATGGCTCAGCGTGACATGTAGCTTTTGCGCCATAGAGATCCACATACCTTCAAGTGACTCTTGGTCAAAGCCTTTTGCAAACGGTAAATTCACCTCTGTTGGTGTAACCTGTGACAACACATCAGTGGCACAAGAAAGGGATTCTGTTACCGTACTAATTTGTGTTAAGTCATACTTTTCAACAACGGTGCCCAGTACTCGGACTTGTTCACCGATTGTGACTTGGGTATTTGTTTCGGCAACGAAAATGCCTTCTGACGTGGCACTGTCAGTATCTGCATGACGGTCTTCCTCTTGGATAAAGAAACCACCATGTTGACCGCTGCCTTGAAAGGCTGCCACTACAACGCCTTCAATAACCACTGTCTGGTTCACAAGAGGGCTTGCTGCTTGATTACCTTGAATATTACTAATGAGTGTTGCAGGGTCGTTACATGCGCCCAGTTCAACTTGTGGTGGCGTTGTTCCGCCATCAGAACCACATGCTGAAACGCCACTACAGCCAAGACCGTCAGCGGTATTTTTCTCGAACCCTTTCCACTCAACGCTTGGGTCAAAGGCATCATCTAAGGTTGTATCACCTGATGTGATCCCGTCTTTACGACGCAGGGTTTTATCTTTGGTTGAGGTGTTGCCACTGCCCCATGCACTGCCAGGATCCGTTCCAACTTGACCAAATACATCGGCAATTTGGCCATCAACTGTCAGTACAAGTGCATCATCTCCGTTAAAGTAAGTGATGGTACTGGTACTGTCTTGACGACTCTTAATGTCGTCGTTTGCACTGCTATTGGCAATAACGTGACTTTCGCCGTGCTTTAATTCGCCAGACAGAGTTTGTGTTCTTAACCCTTCTGTCGTCAGCGGTTTACCATTATCAGCTAAGGTGATTGTAACGCGGCTAAGGTCTAAAGTTGCACCGGTAAAGTTGGTAATTTCAACCGCTTTATTGCTGCTGCTACCTTCAATATACTCGGTGAAAATCACTTTACTGGTTTCGACCTGTTCGCTGACCTGAATGGAAAACGCAGGCAAGGTCACAACATCTGTATTGCCATCAGTGACACCGATGACGATATTGCTTGTCACACCTACATCTTGAGATGACGGCGTACCAGTCAGTTCACCATTTTGTGTATTGAAGTCTGCCCAAGCGGGTTTGTTGGTGATTGAGAAGGTGAGCGTGTCATTGTCTTCATCGTTTGCTGCTGGTTTGAAGCCATACGCAATACCTACGACAGCACTTGTGCTCGGTGTGCCAGAAATGGTCGGTGGGTTTTTAATTGAACTTGAGTCGACCACTTCAATGTTGAAGCTCGGTAAAGACACTGTCGACTTTCCGTCGGTTACGGAAATTTCAATATGCTCATAAACGGCAATATCGGCCGTCACAGGGGTGCCAGACAAGCGGCCCGTTTGTGTATCGAATGTCGCCCATGACGGCTTGTTAACGATAGAGAACGTCAAGTCATCTTTATTTTGATCTGATGCCGTTGGCGTAAAGCTATACTCGCGACCTGTGCCCACGATAAGTTCCGGTTGACCGCCAATGACAGGGGCCACTTCGCCTAATTTAGGACATGTCTCACCAAATAGTGTTTCTGCAAACTCTGGGTTATCGACAAACGGGTTACGGTTACCTTGTTGCTCAACGATACGTTGGTGTCTATCTAGTTCTAATTGATCTATCTGATCTTCACGATGCCAATCCATCAGGTTACACAAGACACCCAAAGTTGGTGAGCTACTTGCGCTGATATTATTTACAAGTTCAAGATCCGGCATACTGCCGTCTGTGCCATCATAGCGCACAGCCATGTAGAACATCATACGAGCAGTATCGCCCTTTACAGCATCCCTTGGTTCAAATGAGTCGCTGTCAGTAAAATTACCCGGTGCGTTATCAACTGGGTTACCGCCATCATCATAATCTTTGCTACTACGCGTGGAGTTCACTTTGACATTGGTTGGCCTTAAGTGATGAATATCGGTATAACCATATTGGCTTTCACTTGGGAAGCCATGAGACTTTGGCCAACTGTGCTCTCGGTTCCAGTCCGTTGTGCCGCCACCGTTGGTATCTTTAGACTGACTTTTTCCTGTGTAAAACAGCAGTACATTGCTTGGGTTATTTGGATCTTCATCGGTATACTTTAGCGCGTCCCACACTTGCGAGTAAGTCATTCTCTGTTGACCTTGTCTCGCAATTAAAGAAAGTGCACTTTCTAACTCTGTACCGACTTTGCCAATTGCCGAGGCGTAGTAGGTAGTGTAATCATAGTTACTGCCTGGTTTGTCTGTAACCGTAATTGAAAATGCAGGCAAACTCACCGGTGCGTGCAAACCATCTGACACTGAAATAATGATGTTATCATGATCACCGACATCAGATTCCGCTGGGGTACCACTAAGCTGACCTGAAAGCGTATTAATTGCTGCCCAGCTTGGCTTGTTCGTGATTGAGAACACCAAATCATCATTTTCAAGGTCGATGGCTACTGGTGTGAAGGCATACTGCCGAGTCGCTTGCACTGATGTGTTAGGCGTACCGGAAATGACAGGCGCATCATTGGTGCCGGCAGCTCTAACCATGATTGTAAAGCTGTTAAGTGCATTGGTCACGGTGCCATCGTTGACTGTGATCACAATGTTGTCGTATATGCCCATATCAGCGGCTGTTGGCGTGCCTGAGAGTTTGCCTGTCGTCGTATCAAAGCTTGCCCAACTCGGCTTGTTTTCGATGGCGAACACCAGTGTGTCACCATCAAGGTTGGTGACAGTTGGAGTGAATACGTATGTGTCTGTGGCATTCACGAAGCCTTTAGGTGATCCACTTATTTCTGAAGGGATATTACCGCTGCCGCCACAGACTGTGACGCCTGAGCAACCGAGGCCATCAAACGTGTTTTTTGCAAAGCCAACCCACTCGTTTGCTGGGTCGAATGCATCATCTATGGTGGTGTCGCCGTTTTCGATGCCTATTTTGCGACGTAGCGTTTTATCTTTTGTACTGGTGTCACCAGAACCCCAATTACTACCCGGATCAGTACCGACTTGGCCAATGCTGTCTACGATGATGCCATTAATCATCAGGGTTAACGCATCGTCACCATTAAAATATGTGGCGGTACTGGCGATATCGCCAAGTGCTTTTAGTTCGTCACTTGCGCCGTTGTTGTATAGGACATAACTGCTGCCCGCAGCAAGCGTGCCAGATAGGGTAAGCGGCGTGACTTCATCCAGCTTTTTACCATTTGCAGTTAACGCAATACTGACGGTGCTCAGGTCGATGCTATTGTTGCTAAAATTAGTAATTTCAAGCGCTTTGTTGTTACTGCTACCTTCAACATACTCTGTAAAGATAACGTTTGCATTTGCGTGTCCCATGACGACACTTGAACACAGCCCCATCGCGATGCAGCGGCCCAAGTATCGCAATTTTCCACGATGCTTATTGTTAGAGTTCATATTTTTCCCGTGTGTTTGTCACTCTGTTTTATCATTTGCGAGTTAGATTATTTTTAAGGGTGCAAATATTCCCATTAAAAAATGGGAGGCGAATATAATACTCTATTATGAACTTTTTATTAAAAATGCTTTAAATATCGGACATCTAATTGCAACAATTAACCACCTCTAGTTATTAACACGTTCTTTAGCTTAAGTATTTTAATGGGGACATTTGTCCTTGCATAACTTTATGATTAATAGGGGGTTATGATGTATGTGTCTATTTTGTTACATTCACGCTGTTTATGACGACGGAGGTGAGTTGTTTGCTACAAAATCAGTTCATTAACATTTTTTAATTATTTAATGCTTTTTGTATACAATAAAGAACGTTCTAATTTTTACAATTGTTTACGTTTTGGGTTCTTTTTGAACAGTGTGCATGGGTTTTTTGAAGGGGAAGTGGTTAAAAAACCAATAACTGCAATAATGTATCCGGTGGTCATGTATATGAAATTAAGGCGAAGTTCATTTGCTGTGCATCAGAGAAATACAGTGTTATTTAGTTATGCTTTTAATTTAATTATTGAGGTAGAATAATGGCATTATCTCCAACACTCAATAACAATAAAGTTTAATAATATTATGATTTTAGAAGACTTACATCTCTGGGGACAAGCTTCAGAAACAGCCCAACATCAAGCAGTTAAAGATTTCATACAACATAATGCATTGGATAAGCATTTTGAGTTCATCTCAATCGAGACTTTTTCTTGCGCAGCGTTGCAACACCGTATTGGCGTATTTAAGCACATAACAACGGGTATGATCTTTCACTTATTACCCGGTTGCACTCATTTTCAAGCTGGTTTAGATGAACAACAATATGAGTATGTGAGTAATCACTATTCGATGGACTTGCCTGAGTACTTCCCCACGAATGAGTTGGATGAAAACGGTGAACACGTCAGACAATCAGTGACTGTGCCCCCCATGTTGATTTCCCGCTTTGCGATCACCGAGTCGGTATGGATAGCGCATAAAGGCATGCGATTACATCGTCAGTTCGGCGACGATCACCCAATTGATGCCGTGAAAAGACACGCTGTGCAAAGCTGGGCAA harbors:
- a CDS encoding ExeM/NucH family extracellular endonuclease, which encodes MNSNNKHRGKLRYLGRCIAMGLCSSVVMGHANANVIFTEYVEGSSNNKALEITNFSNNSIDLSTVSIALTANGKKLDEVTPLTLSGTLAAGSSYVLYNNGASDELKALGDIASTATYFNGDDALTLMINGIIVDSIGQVGTDPGSNWGSGDTSTKDKTLRRKIGIENGDTTIDDAFDPANEWVGFAKNTFDGLGCSGVTVCGGSGNIPSEISGSPKGFVNATDTYVFTPTVTNLDGDTLVFAIENKPSWASFDTTTGKLSGTPTAADMGIYDNIVITVNDGTVTNALNSFTIMVRAAGTNDAPVISGTPNTSVQATRQYAFTPVAIDLENDDLVFSITNKPSWAAINTLSGQLSGTPAESDVGDHDNIIISVSDGLHAPVSLPAFSITVTDKPGSNYDYTTYYASAIGKVGTELESALSLIARQGQQRMTYSQVWDALKYTDEDPNNPSNVLLFYTGKSQSKDTNGGGTTDWNREHSWPKSHGFPSESQYGYTDIHHLRPTNVKVNSTRSSKDYDDGGNPVDNAPGNFTDSDSFEPRDAVKGDTARMMFYMAVRYDGTDGSMPDLELVNNISASSSPTLGVLCNLMDWHREDQIDQLELDRHQRIVEQQGNRNPFVDNPEFAETLFGETCPKLGEVAPVIGGQPELIVGTGREYSFTPTASDQNKDDLTFSIVNKPSWATFDTQTGRLSGTPVTADIAVYEHIEISVTDGKSTVSLPSFNIEVVDSSSIKNPPTISGTPSTSAVVGIAYGFKPAANDEDNDTLTFSITNKPAWADFNTQNGELTGTPSSQDVGVTSNIVIGVTDGNTDVVTLPAFSIQVSEQVETSKVIFTEYIEGSSSNKAVEITNFTGATLDLSRVTITLADNGKPLTTEGLRTQTLSGELKHGESHVIANSSANDDIKSRQDSTSTITYFNGDDALVLTVDGQIADVFGQVGTDPGSAWGSGNTSTKDKTLRRKDGITSGDTTLDDAFDPSVEWKGFEKNTADGLGCSGVSACGSDGGTTPPQVELGACNDPATLISNIQGNQAASPLVNQTVVIEGVVVAAFQGSGQHGGFFIQEEDRHADTDSATSEGIFVAETNTQVTIGEQVRVLGTVVEKYDLTQISTVTESLSCATDVLSQVTPTEVNLPFAKGFDQESLEGMWISMAQKLHVTLSHNFTKYGEIYLSQGMRMQPTNKYPKDDPRRLELADLNSRNVLLVDDNSTQTNPEAISYYPSFSAEVPLRSGDLVSNMSGVIHYAYGNYKLIPTNTPQFEQANPRRTKPFDRKSDQHIRVASFNVLNYFVDFNGRGANNEKEFNRQRSKVIRAILASDADVVGLMEIENNGYGDNSAIKNLIDGLNERDDTNDWAFINPQIGQIGTDAVTVGIIYRANRVIPQGSAQVITDAPFDEATRAHRPPMLQSFKPMNGGKEIRIVVNHFRSKGGSCGEDMDDAVEGACNGQRILAAKTVVAALTQANVEASANTNSPVYAILGDFNAYAYEAPMLEFYNANFTNISLEKDAGDNYSYYFSGVAGSLDHMLTASSSMDSIAQSMHWHINADEAAGLDYNTEGKSEDQQNKWFSDSPYRSSDHDPVITDFDLTNVVLPNNQAPVANDDTAEAVQGEAITIDVLVNDTDADSDPLTISAATLVSGEGEVSYSDAQVSFTPNVNFVGEATISYTIIDGNGGTAVATIHVNVIARNLAPVAINDTANTLEDQSVTVSVLSNDTDENMASVKVTSATLNSGLGQVTYSDSAITYSPAENFNGTAQITYEIRDEAGLSATAHVAITIAPQNDAPTAVNDSTVVSAKSLANINVLTNDTDIDGDTLSITSAEADVGSVEINGNVLQYQAPALNTGHATISYSISDGAETAQATVKVQISTSNLAPIATDDFVQLAEGQSSATIAVLENDSDPDGDALSLVAVSTNAGNAIIQDNQIVFSTNDTFNGIAQVRYAISDGFGGRAEAVLELRQNQPSAPVITAPADLTVNATGQLTLVDLGVATAVDGRGEPISVELLGSNFLPSGANKVYWQACGSNNVCEKVAQIVNVRPMVSLPSPSQTVVEGQTTTVPVVLSGEHFSYPLAINFTVSGTASEADFTPVSGQITIESGTQGQISIETVLDEIEDADETIVITLDTSELNSSVQQRHEITIVESNIAPTLTLTVQQQDEVRSIMVTEHGLITITADVMDQNSADTHTIEWQAQTGLSNESTDSTQFSVNASALSVGVYQVSATATDNGGLSDTQTVIFKVVSAQPTLDANTDTDGDLISDAQEGYGDDDADGIPNYLDPIDAQCNVLPSSGNNWESGLIEVESGVCMALGSVSLGSNKNAASLDADEAVQTGLISADEGMENRGGIFDFVVDLPSGVDSVSIVLPQQAATPANAQYRKYLPNQGWMTFSAQNGNALHSALGQQGYCPSMNDNSWQEGLVEGAWCVKLTLVDGGEYDADGIKNGKIVDPGGVSVTQTDNKAPVAVDDTLEAVLNQSVTLHVLANDTDADSDTLYIVSATAMHGAVSINADSSLQYQSAPDFIGVDTVEYTLSDGQGGTSTATVQITVVAQAQPINQPPVTVNDVAEVFNNDTVTVDVIANDSDPEGHPLTLISATADSGEVTFTASTITFKPAPHSEGEVTINYVVADEQDASASGMLVITVKEAIMIERVETRTIRSSSGSMPLFLLLLIVPALLRRRQ
- a CDS encoding formylglycine-generating enzyme family protein, coding for MILEDLHLWGQASETAQHQAVKDFIQHNALDKHFEFISIETFSCAALQHRIGVFKHITTGMIFHLLPGCTHFQAGLDEQQYEYVSNHYSMDLPEYFPTNELDENGEHVRQSVTVPPMLISRFAITESVWIAHKGMRLHRQFGDDHPIDAVKRHAVQSWAMRLDLSLPSNIEWEYACRAGSNTLFYWGNEPNPDYALQERHKDAMDGYRTFTEAEQGPANAFGLLGMIGNQAEWVLDDVPDYPAPLQAYPLILGMEDDGLDGILRGGWHDYGWSFNRATSRIQCGAADSGCSGRLVFRLADHKARQ